The proteins below come from a single Miscanthus floridulus cultivar M001 chromosome 1, ASM1932011v1, whole genome shotgun sequence genomic window:
- the LOC136488889 gene encoding uncharacterized protein isoform X3 — MGKKKTASKSQATFVDEESSLSLIENQEFVAMRAAQKVWPAPTTSEDQLRELVSDGLIQSKVIAEWRVPGEHRVPAPGPGEIVLFVSFVRAGLCLPASAFLHQFLGYFGVSLNHLTPNAVLHLSVFVHLCEAFLGIPPSLSLFRFFFRLKPQPRREETSALGGCGIQFRQGLKIKFFDYDLVDSVKDWRAEWFYAANLIPSLVVHSGSGPVVNDRWDKKLESPAEIQAIQPLLDRISMLKQQGLTGFGIVSSFLRRRVQPLKEREHLGFEYSGAEDPSRMVPALELTGEEVLERLQKMLKGVSVIPPAISEFSAINPPPAELGRNFVDPIPLDVLPAVAETGDRLAGTSAISKSRTFTALPGVSSGFVDVYEEYVPRLVPRGPRSVPKRGRMDGSSSGLPVSKKPRKPSTPSAGALVSLAEEEEDDEVPLIMRRNRRSGVSSSEAPAPTSSEAPVSSSLVASVPSSTAPPVRSSSTAPVPASSAAPLSAIPLPSPGGGDVFAVVVPPARPSLGFAKKKVVGVSSSLISLSTSSLPPAVPTSSEPRDSQHSVDEVAAGASELPGGVANLAVPEVTVAVAPGPSEDLAPASLEVALVAPSSPQPASPSPSLASGGPSISGDVVQQFDATHRLSELTAA, encoded by the exons atgggaaagaagaagaccgcaagcaagtctcaggcgaccttcgtggacgaggagtcatccctgtctttgattgaaaaccaggagttcgtggccatgagggcagctcagaaggtttggcctgctccaacaaccagcgaagaccagctgcgcgagctcgttagtgatggcttgatccaaagcaaagtcatcgctgaatggagagttccgggcgagcatcgggttccggccccgggtcctggtgagattgtcctttttgtttcttttgtccgcgctggactttgtcttcctgcttccgccttccttcatcagtttcttggctatttcggggttagtctgaaccatctaacccccaatgccgttctccatctttctgtttttgttcatctttgtgaagccttccttgggatccctccttctctctctctttttcgctttttctttcgcctgaaacctcaaccccgccgtgaggaaaccagtgccctcggcggttgcgggattcagtttcgccagggtctcaaaatcaagttttttgattacgacctggtcgattctgtcaaagattggcgtgccgagtggttttacgctgccaatttgatcccttctcttgtcgttcactccggatccggtcctgtggtgaatgaccgatgggacaagaagcttgagtcacctgctgagattcaagcgatccagccactccttgataggattagcatgctgaaacagcagggtttgaccggctttggtattgtttcaagtttccttcgtcgccgggttcagcccctgaaagagcgggaacatctcggctttgagtattctggggccgaggatccttcgcgcatggtcccagctcttgagctgaccggtgaggaggtactcgagcgccttcagaagatgctgaaaggagtgagcgtcattcctcctgccatctctgagttctcggccatcaacccgcccccagct gagcttgggcggaactttgtcgatccgatcccccttgatgttctccctgccgtggcggagactggggatcgcctagctggtacttctgcaattagtaagtctcgaacctttacagcccttcctggggtttcttccggatttgttgatgtatatgaagaatatgttcctcgtctagtccctcgcggtcctcgcagtgtcccgaagagggggcgaatggacgggtcttcatctggcttgcctgtctccaagaagcctcgcaaaccaagtactccctcag caggtgctctggtttcgttggctgaggaagaagaggatgatgaagtccccctcatcatgcggcg taatcggaggtcgggtgtgagttcttccgaggctcccgcgccgacttcttctgaagctccggtgtcgagttctttggttgcctctgtcccgagttctaccgctcctccggtgcggagttcttctacggctccagtcccggcttcttccgcggccccgttgtcggctatcccgctcccgtcgccgggtggcggggacgtcttcgccgtcgtggttccccctgcgaggccttctcttggcttcgcgaagaagaaagtggttgg tgtttcgtcttctctcatttctttatcgacttcttctctgcctcctgcCGTACCCACGAGTTCCGAGCCtcgggactcacaacattctgttgatgaagtcgccgcgggggcttcagagctacctggcggagttgcgaACTTGGCCgttccggaggtgactgtggccgtcgcgccgggtccttctgaggatttggctccggcttctctggaggttgccttggtcgctccttcttcgccccagccggcctctccttccccttctcttgcttccggcggcccctcgatttccggtgacgtggtgcaacagttcgatgccactcatcggttatcggagctgaccgcagcctag
- the LOC136488889 gene encoding uncharacterized protein isoform X5 produces MGKKKTASKSQATFVDEESSLSLIENQEFVAMRAAQKVWPAPTTSEDQLRELVSDGLIQSKVIAEWRVPGEHRVPAPGPGEIVLFVSFVRAGLCLPASAFLHQFLGYFGVSLNHLTPNAVLHLSVFVHLCEAFLGIPPSLSLFRFFFRLKPQPRREETSALGGCGIQFRQGLKIKFFDYDLVDSVKDWRAEWFYAANLIPSLVVHSGSGPVVNDRWDKKLESPAEIQAIQPLLDRISMLKQQGLTGFGIVSSFLRRRVQPLKEREHLGFEYSGAEDPSRMVPALELTGEEVLERLQKMLKGVSVIPPAISEFSAINPPPAELGRNFVDPIPLDVLPAVAETGDRLAGTSAIIPRGPRSVPKRGRMDGSSSGLPVSKKPRKPSTPSGTPVVASMLLAGALVSLAEEEEDDEVPLIMRRNRRSGVSSSEAPAPTSSEAPVSSSLVASVPSSTAPPVRSSSTAPVPASSAAPLSAIPLPSPGGGDVFAVVVPPARPSLGFAKKKVVGVSSSLISLSTSSLPPAVPTSSEPRDSQHSVDEVAAGASELPGGVANLAVPEVTVAVAPGPSEDLAPASLEVALVAPSSPQPASPSPSLASGGPSISGDVVQQFDATHRLSELTAA; encoded by the exons atgggaaagaagaagaccgcaagcaagtctcaggcgaccttcgtggacgaggagtcatccctgtctttgattgaaaaccaggagttcgtggccatgagggcagctcagaaggtttggcctgctccaacaaccagcgaagaccagctgcgcgagctcgttagtgatggcttgatccaaagcaaagtcatcgctgaatggagagttccgggcgagcatcgggttccggccccgggtcctggtgagattgtcctttttgtttcttttgtccgcgctggactttgtcttcctgcttccgccttccttcatcagtttcttggctatttcggggttagtctgaaccatctaacccccaatgccgttctccatctttctgtttttgttcatctttgtgaagccttccttgggatccctccttctctctctctttttcgctttttctttcgcctgaaacctcaaccccgccgtgaggaaaccagtgccctcggcggttgcgggattcagtttcgccagggtctcaaaatcaagttttttgattacgacctggtcgattctgtcaaagattggcgtgccgagtggttttacgctgccaatttgatcccttctcttgtcgttcactccggatccggtcctgtggtgaatgaccgatgggacaagaagcttgagtcacctgctgagattcaagcgatccagccactccttgataggattagcatgctgaaacagcagggtttgaccggctttggtattgtttcaagtttccttcgtcgccgggttcagcccctgaaagagcgggaacatctcggctttgagtattctggggccgaggatccttcgcgcatggtcccagctcttgagctgaccggtgaggaggtactcgagcgccttcagaagatgctgaaaggagtgagcgtcattcctcctgccatctctgagttctcggccatcaacccgcccccagct gagcttgggcggaactttgtcgatccgatcccccttgatgttctccctgccgtggcggagactggggatcgcctagctggtacttctgcaatta tccctcgcggtcctcgcagtgtcccgaagagggggcgaatggacgggtcttcatctggcttgcctgtctccaagaagcctcgcaaaccaagtactccctcaggtactccagttgttgctagcatgctcttag caggtgctctggtttcgttggctgaggaagaagaggatgatgaagtccccctcatcatgcggcg taatcggaggtcgggtgtgagttcttccgaggctcccgcgccgacttcttctgaagctccggtgtcgagttctttggttgcctctgtcccgagttctaccgctcctccggtgcggagttcttctacggctccagtcccggcttcttccgcggccccgttgtcggctatcccgctcccgtcgccgggtggcggggacgtcttcgccgtcgtggttccccctgcgaggccttctcttggcttcgcgaagaagaaagtggttgg tgtttcgtcttctctcatttctttatcgacttcttctctgcctcctgcCGTACCCACGAGTTCCGAGCCtcgggactcacaacattctgttgatgaagtcgccgcgggggcttcagagctacctggcggagttgcgaACTTGGCCgttccggaggtgactgtggccgtcgcgccgggtccttctgaggatttggctccggcttctctggaggttgccttggtcgctccttcttcgccccagccggcctctccttccccttctcttgcttccggcggcccctcgatttccggtgacgtggtgcaacagttcgatgccactcatcggttatcggagctgaccgcagcctag
- the LOC136488889 gene encoding uncharacterized protein isoform X4, which produces MGKKKTASKSQATFVDEESSLSLIENQEFVAMRAAQKVWPAPTTSEDQLRELVSDGLIQSKVIAEWRVPGEHRVPAPGPGEIVLFVSFVRAGLCLPASAFLHQFLGYFGVSLNHLTPNAVLHLSVFVHLCEAFLGIPPSLSLFRFFFRLKPQPRREETSALGGCGIQFRQGLKIKFFDYDLVDSVKDWRAEWFYAANLIPSLVVHSGSGPVVNDRWDKKLESPAEIQAIQPLLDRISMLKQQGLTGFGIVSSFLRRRVQPLKEREHLGFEYSGAEDPSRMVPALELTGEEVLERLQKMLKGVSVIPPAISEFSAINPPPAELGRNFVDPIPLDVLPAVAETGDRLAGTSAISKSRTFTALPGVSSGFVDVYEEYVPRLVPRGPRSVPKRGRMDGSSSGLPVSKKPRKPSTPSGALVSLAEEEEDDEVPLIMRRNRRSGVSSSEAPAPTSSEAPVSSSLVASVPSSTAPPVRSSSTAPVPASSAAPLSAIPLPSPGGGDVFAVVVPPARPSLGFAKKKVVGVSSSLISLSTSSLPPAVPTSSEPRDSQHSVDEVAAGASELPGGVANLAVPEVTVAVAPGPSEDLAPASLEVALVAPSSPQPASPSPSLASGGPSISGDVVQQFDATHRLSELTAA; this is translated from the exons atgggaaagaagaagaccgcaagcaagtctcaggcgaccttcgtggacgaggagtcatccctgtctttgattgaaaaccaggagttcgtggccatgagggcagctcagaaggtttggcctgctccaacaaccagcgaagaccagctgcgcgagctcgttagtgatggcttgatccaaagcaaagtcatcgctgaatggagagttccgggcgagcatcgggttccggccccgggtcctggtgagattgtcctttttgtttcttttgtccgcgctggactttgtcttcctgcttccgccttccttcatcagtttcttggctatttcggggttagtctgaaccatctaacccccaatgccgttctccatctttctgtttttgttcatctttgtgaagccttccttgggatccctccttctctctctctttttcgctttttctttcgcctgaaacctcaaccccgccgtgaggaaaccagtgccctcggcggttgcgggattcagtttcgccagggtctcaaaatcaagttttttgattacgacctggtcgattctgtcaaagattggcgtgccgagtggttttacgctgccaatttgatcccttctcttgtcgttcactccggatccggtcctgtggtgaatgaccgatgggacaagaagcttgagtcacctgctgagattcaagcgatccagccactccttgataggattagcatgctgaaacagcagggtttgaccggctttggtattgtttcaagtttccttcgtcgccgggttcagcccctgaaagagcgggaacatctcggctttgagtattctggggccgaggatccttcgcgcatggtcccagctcttgagctgaccggtgaggaggtactcgagcgccttcagaagatgctgaaaggagtgagcgtcattcctcctgccatctctgagttctcggccatcaacccgcccccagct gagcttgggcggaactttgtcgatccgatcccccttgatgttctccctgccgtggcggagactggggatcgcctagctggtacttctgcaattagtaagtctcgaacctttacagcccttcctggggtttcttccggatttgttgatgtatatgaagaatatgttcctcgtctagtccctcgcggtcctcgcagtgtcccgaagagggggcgaatggacgggtcttcatctggcttgcctgtctccaagaagcctcgcaaaccaagtactccctcag gtgctctggtttcgttggctgaggaagaagaggatgatgaagtccccctcatcatgcggcg taatcggaggtcgggtgtgagttcttccgaggctcccgcgccgacttcttctgaagctccggtgtcgagttctttggttgcctctgtcccgagttctaccgctcctccggtgcggagttcttctacggctccagtcccggcttcttccgcggccccgttgtcggctatcccgctcccgtcgccgggtggcggggacgtcttcgccgtcgtggttccccctgcgaggccttctcttggcttcgcgaagaagaaagtggttgg tgtttcgtcttctctcatttctttatcgacttcttctctgcctcctgcCGTACCCACGAGTTCCGAGCCtcgggactcacaacattctgttgatgaagtcgccgcgggggcttcagagctacctggcggagttgcgaACTTGGCCgttccggaggtgactgtggccgtcgcgccgggtccttctgaggatttggctccggcttctctggaggttgccttggtcgctccttcttcgccccagccggcctctccttccccttctcttgcttccggcggcccctcgatttccggtgacgtggtgcaacagttcgatgccactcatcggttatcggagctgaccgcagcctag
- the LOC136488889 gene encoding uncharacterized protein isoform X1, whose protein sequence is MGKKKTASKSQATFVDEESSLSLIENQEFVAMRAAQKVWPAPTTSEDQLRELVSDGLIQSKVIAEWRVPGEHRVPAPGPGEIVLFVSFVRAGLCLPASAFLHQFLGYFGVSLNHLTPNAVLHLSVFVHLCEAFLGIPPSLSLFRFFFRLKPQPRREETSALGGCGIQFRQGLKIKFFDYDLVDSVKDWRAEWFYAANLIPSLVVHSGSGPVVNDRWDKKLESPAEIQAIQPLLDRISMLKQQGLTGFGIVSSFLRRRVQPLKEREHLGFEYSGAEDPSRMVPALELTGEEVLERLQKMLKGVSVIPPAISEFSAINPPPAELGRNFVDPIPLDVLPAVAETGDRLAGTSAISKSRTFTALPGVSSGFVDVYEEYVPRLVPRGPRSVPKRGRMDGSSSGLPVSKKPRKPSTPSGTPVVASMLLAGALVSLAEEEEDDEVPLIMRRNRRSGVSSSEAPAPTSSEAPVSSSLVASVPSSTAPPVRSSSTAPVPASSAAPLSAIPLPSPGGGDVFAVVVPPARPSLGFAKKKVVGVSSSLISLSTSSLPPAVPTSSEPRDSQHSVDEVAAGASELPGGVANLAVPEVTVAVAPGPSEDLAPASLEVALVAPSSPQPASPSPSLASGGPSISGDVVQQFDATHRLSELTAA, encoded by the exons atgggaaagaagaagaccgcaagcaagtctcaggcgaccttcgtggacgaggagtcatccctgtctttgattgaaaaccaggagttcgtggccatgagggcagctcagaaggtttggcctgctccaacaaccagcgaagaccagctgcgcgagctcgttagtgatggcttgatccaaagcaaagtcatcgctgaatggagagttccgggcgagcatcgggttccggccccgggtcctggtgagattgtcctttttgtttcttttgtccgcgctggactttgtcttcctgcttccgccttccttcatcagtttcttggctatttcggggttagtctgaaccatctaacccccaatgccgttctccatctttctgtttttgttcatctttgtgaagccttccttgggatccctccttctctctctctttttcgctttttctttcgcctgaaacctcaaccccgccgtgaggaaaccagtgccctcggcggttgcgggattcagtttcgccagggtctcaaaatcaagttttttgattacgacctggtcgattctgtcaaagattggcgtgccgagtggttttacgctgccaatttgatcccttctcttgtcgttcactccggatccggtcctgtggtgaatgaccgatgggacaagaagcttgagtcacctgctgagattcaagcgatccagccactccttgataggattagcatgctgaaacagcagggtttgaccggctttggtattgtttcaagtttccttcgtcgccgggttcagcccctgaaagagcgggaacatctcggctttgagtattctggggccgaggatccttcgcgcatggtcccagctcttgagctgaccggtgaggaggtactcgagcgccttcagaagatgctgaaaggagtgagcgtcattcctcctgccatctctgagttctcggccatcaacccgcccccagct gagcttgggcggaactttgtcgatccgatcccccttgatgttctccctgccgtggcggagactggggatcgcctagctggtacttctgcaattagtaagtctcgaacctttacagcccttcctggggtttcttccggatttgttgatgtatatgaagaatatgttcctcgtctagtccctcgcggtcctcgcagtgtcccgaagagggggcgaatggacgggtcttcatctggcttgcctgtctccaagaagcctcgcaaaccaagtactccctcaggtactccagttgttgctagcatgctcttag caggtgctctggtttcgttggctgaggaagaagaggatgatgaagtccccctcatcatgcggcg taatcggaggtcgggtgtgagttcttccgaggctcccgcgccgacttcttctgaagctccggtgtcgagttctttggttgcctctgtcccgagttctaccgctcctccggtgcggagttcttctacggctccagtcccggcttcttccgcggccccgttgtcggctatcccgctcccgtcgccgggtggcggggacgtcttcgccgtcgtggttccccctgcgaggccttctcttggcttcgcgaagaagaaagtggttgg tgtttcgtcttctctcatttctttatcgacttcttctctgcctcctgcCGTACCCACGAGTTCCGAGCCtcgggactcacaacattctgttgatgaagtcgccgcgggggcttcagagctacctggcggagttgcgaACTTGGCCgttccggaggtgactgtggccgtcgcgccgggtccttctgaggatttggctccggcttctctggaggttgccttggtcgctccttcttcgccccagccggcctctccttccccttctcttgcttccggcggcccctcgatttccggtgacgtggtgcaacagttcgatgccactcatcggttatcggagctgaccgcagcctag
- the LOC136488889 gene encoding uncharacterized protein isoform X6 has protein sequence MGKKKTASKSQATFVDEESSLSLIENQEFVAMRAAQKVWPAPTTSEDQLRELVSDGLIQSKVIAEWRVPGEHRVPAPGPGEIVLFVSFVRAGLCLPASAFLHQFLGYFGVSLNHLTPNAVLHLSVFVHLCEAFLGIPPSLSLFRFFFRLKPQPRREETSALGGCGIQFRQGLKIKFFDYDLVDSVKDWRAEWFYAANLIPSLVVHSGSGPVVNDRWDKKLESPAEIQAIQPLLDRISMLKQQGLTGFGIVSSFLRRRVQPLKEREHLGFEYSGAEDPSRMVPALELTGEEVLERLQKMLKGVSVIPPAISEFSAINPPPAELGRNFVDPIPLDVLPAVAETGDRLAGTSAIIPRGPRSVPKRGRMDGSSSGLPVSKKPRKPSTPSAGALVSLAEEEEDDEVPLIMRRNRRSGVSSSEAPAPTSSEAPVSSSLVASVPSSTAPPVRSSSTAPVPASSAAPLSAIPLPSPGGGDVFAVVVPPARPSLGFAKKKVVGVSSSLISLSTSSLPPAVPTSSEPRDSQHSVDEVAAGASELPGGVANLAVPEVTVAVAPGPSEDLAPASLEVALVAPSSPQPASPSPSLASGGPSISGDVVQQFDATHRLSELTAA, from the exons atgggaaagaagaagaccgcaagcaagtctcaggcgaccttcgtggacgaggagtcatccctgtctttgattgaaaaccaggagttcgtggccatgagggcagctcagaaggtttggcctgctccaacaaccagcgaagaccagctgcgcgagctcgttagtgatggcttgatccaaagcaaagtcatcgctgaatggagagttccgggcgagcatcgggttccggccccgggtcctggtgagattgtcctttttgtttcttttgtccgcgctggactttgtcttcctgcttccgccttccttcatcagtttcttggctatttcggggttagtctgaaccatctaacccccaatgccgttctccatctttctgtttttgttcatctttgtgaagccttccttgggatccctccttctctctctctttttcgctttttctttcgcctgaaacctcaaccccgccgtgaggaaaccagtgccctcggcggttgcgggattcagtttcgccagggtctcaaaatcaagttttttgattacgacctggtcgattctgtcaaagattggcgtgccgagtggttttacgctgccaatttgatcccttctcttgtcgttcactccggatccggtcctgtggtgaatgaccgatgggacaagaagcttgagtcacctgctgagattcaagcgatccagccactccttgataggattagcatgctgaaacagcagggtttgaccggctttggtattgtttcaagtttccttcgtcgccgggttcagcccctgaaagagcgggaacatctcggctttgagtattctggggccgaggatccttcgcgcatggtcccagctcttgagctgaccggtgaggaggtactcgagcgccttcagaagatgctgaaaggagtgagcgtcattcctcctgccatctctgagttctcggccatcaacccgcccccagct gagcttgggcggaactttgtcgatccgatcccccttgatgttctccctgccgtggcggagactggggatcgcctagctggtacttctgcaatta tccctcgcggtcctcgcagtgtcccgaagagggggcgaatggacgggtcttcatctggcttgcctgtctccaagaagcctcgcaaaccaagtactccctcag caggtgctctggtttcgttggctgaggaagaagaggatgatgaagtccccctcatcatgcggcg taatcggaggtcgggtgtgagttcttccgaggctcccgcgccgacttcttctgaagctccggtgtcgagttctttggttgcctctgtcccgagttctaccgctcctccggtgcggagttcttctacggctccagtcccggcttcttccgcggccccgttgtcggctatcccgctcccgtcgccgggtggcggggacgtcttcgccgtcgtggttccccctgcgaggccttctcttggcttcgcgaagaagaaagtggttgg tgtttcgtcttctctcatttctttatcgacttcttctctgcctcctgcCGTACCCACGAGTTCCGAGCCtcgggactcacaacattctgttgatgaagtcgccgcgggggcttcagagctacctggcggagttgcgaACTTGGCCgttccggaggtgactgtggccgtcgcgccgggtccttctgaggatttggctccggcttctctggaggttgccttggtcgctccttcttcgccccagccggcctctccttccccttctcttgcttccggcggcccctcgatttccggtgacgtggtgcaacagttcgatgccactcatcggttatcggagctgaccgcagcctag